A portion of the Myxococcales bacterium genome contains these proteins:
- a CDS encoding ferredoxin gives MANRDGKFFENSKGCYYVDSQCIGCNMCVETASGNFIMHESGSYAYVNKQPTSAEEEKLCAEAVRSCPVEAIGDDGEGY, from the coding sequence ATGGCAAATCGTGACGGTAAATTTTTTGAAAATTCAAAGGGGTGTTACTACGTCGATTCACAATGTATAGGCTGCAATATGTGCGTTGAAACGGCGTCCGGAAATTTCATCATGCATGAAAGCGGCAGCTATGCTTATGTAAATAAACAGCCAACCAGCGCCGAGGAAGAAAAACTTTGTGCGGAGGCTGTGAGATCATGCCCGGTCGAAGCTATAGGAGATGATGGCGAAGGATATTGA
- a CDS encoding TonB-dependent receptor has product MILLLCAPLPSKASDSADIGEIQIKGRNEYESLESTGSFATIIKPDKYFDQSKTTSEILSETLGVDVTNLGGEGQLSTVSIRGSSAEQVAVFVDGVRLNSSTFGAVDFSTIPLDAIERIEVIRGATSARFGTDAIGGVINIVTKEAHDKRSIDVKLTGGSFLTLKTAESWSEPFKNGDMTLAHSHRSTAGDFTFKTAAVNMAGGRIGASRTLTRENNRSIAENVLVKGRIRLSENTKISLANDFFWTNREVPGMEEETTLLSPTNPLEAKQEIFRNTSNVLFEIEKFFMDPLSFQSGATFFFDDDHFKDPTPAIGNPIDVTYISYTPEAHAQVMHIASWRSINLASTARGQYRFDHAKDLSPIPSTPTMGSHTRNTGTFFLEEVVGFLGDRLILSPQIRLEKATSRKFRASWRVGLSGKPLPWLTLKSNVQTAYRYPNFSELYYPDQGYLRGNPRLKDEHSLNFDAGFIIGPKYVSLEFSFFQNRIENQIIFVPISATTIEPVNTNKAITNGVEVGISMDPVKQLHLEANYSWMDAKFAGGRLRLPGRPEHKLNVGVRGTIKPVILFGTLHYIGSFPSNTSNTVWISQHTAIDLGTTVKFAKHFFATAEVRDVTNVQIYDARGFPLPRRSYWVTLGAGI; this is encoded by the coding sequence TTGATCCTTCTCCTGTGCGCACCTCTGCCCTCGAAGGCAAGCGATAGCGCCGACATCGGCGAAATCCAGATAAAGGGGAGAAACGAATACGAATCTCTCGAAAGCACCGGCTCATTCGCTACAATCATAAAACCTGACAAATACTTCGACCAGTCGAAGACCACCTCAGAGATCCTCTCTGAAACTCTCGGAGTCGACGTGACAAATCTCGGCGGCGAAGGACAACTCTCTACCGTATCTATACGAGGCTCATCAGCGGAGCAGGTTGCGGTTTTTGTCGATGGTGTCAGGCTCAACTCTTCCACCTTCGGCGCAGTGGATTTTTCCACAATCCCTCTAGATGCCATAGAACGAATCGAGGTTATACGCGGAGCGACGTCGGCGCGCTTCGGCACCGACGCCATAGGCGGGGTGATCAACATCGTCACCAAAGAAGCACATGACAAGCGTTCCATCGATGTAAAGCTGACCGGAGGATCCTTCCTAACTCTCAAGACCGCCGAATCCTGGTCGGAACCATTTAAAAACGGAGATATGACTCTAGCGCACAGCCACAGGTCTACCGCGGGAGACTTCACCTTCAAAACTGCGGCGGTAAACATGGCAGGAGGAAGAATCGGCGCTTCAAGGACGCTGACTCGTGAAAACAACCGTTCGATAGCCGAAAATGTACTCGTCAAAGGAAGGATCAGGCTTTCTGAAAATACGAAGATATCGCTAGCAAATGACTTTTTCTGGACGAATAGAGAAGTTCCCGGGATGGAGGAAGAAACCACCCTGCTTAGCCCGACAAATCCTCTGGAAGCCAAACAGGAGATATTTCGAAACACATCTAACGTACTCTTTGAAATTGAAAAATTTTTCATGGATCCGCTCTCCTTTCAAAGCGGCGCGACATTCTTCTTCGATGACGACCATTTCAAGGACCCCACTCCTGCAATAGGAAATCCTATAGACGTGACCTACATAAGCTACACGCCGGAGGCGCACGCGCAGGTCATGCACATCGCATCGTGGCGCAGTATAAATTTAGCATCCACCGCAAGAGGACAATACAGATTCGATCACGCAAAAGATCTCTCGCCGATACCATCCACCCCTACCATGGGAAGCCATACCCGGAATACCGGCACATTTTTTCTGGAAGAGGTGGTCGGATTTCTCGGCGACAGGCTTATACTATCTCCTCAGATACGTCTGGAGAAGGCAACCTCCAGGAAATTTCGGGCGAGCTGGCGCGTCGGATTGTCGGGGAAACCGCTGCCATGGCTGACTCTAAAATCAAACGTCCAGACCGCATACCGATACCCAAATTTTTCCGAACTGTACTATCCAGACCAGGGGTATCTGCGTGGAAACCCGCGACTGAAAGACGAACATTCACTAAACTTCGATGCCGGATTCATAATAGGCCCAAAGTACGTGAGCCTCGAATTTTCCTTTTTTCAGAATCGAATCGAGAATCAGATCATCTTCGTACCGATCTCCGCCACTACGATCGAGCCTGTCAATACGAACAAGGCCATCACGAATGGCGTCGAGGTTGGCATCAGCATGGATCCTGTTAAGCAGCTTCACCTGGAAGCAAACTATTCATGGATGGATGCAAAATTCGCCGGAGGAAGGCTTAGATTGCCGGGAAGGCCTGAACACAAGTTGAACGTAGGCGTACGCGGAACGATAAAACCAGTGATCCTTTTCGGCACGCTGCACTACATCGGATCCTTTCCATCCAATACATCAAACACGGTTTGGATCTCGCAGCATACAGCAATAGATCTGGGAACCACTGTGAAATTCGCAAAGCATTTCTTTGCTACCGCCGAGGTCAGGGACGTGACCAACGTGCAGATATACGATGCAAGGGGATTTCCTCTCCCTCGCAGGAGTTACTGGGTAACTCTCGGAGCAGGGATATAG
- a CDS encoding RNA pseudouridine synthase has product MKKILEPSIIHNDAFIIVISKPPGMPSVSLKSGEKGTLASWILDNFPSQADLPQGKLEAGLIQRLDNETSGLIIAARNTATLKMLRRNVTAAENFDKVYLALCIGTIEDEILLNKPIAHHPRKKKKMLVCNSKSEAEKFAARAATTTVKPLRNFKLKNTSYTLCEISIKTGVRHQIRAHMASIGHPISGDDLYMNSSLKDLDTLKPRRHLLHSFRVAIIHPKSLLLESYESPLADDFLELIQRMEEH; this is encoded by the coding sequence ATGAAAAAAATCCTCGAACCGTCGATAATTCATAATGACGCCTTCATCATCGTAATATCGAAGCCCCCCGGAATGCCCTCAGTGTCACTGAAATCAGGTGAAAAAGGGACACTGGCATCATGGATATTAGACAATTTTCCCTCCCAAGCCGATCTGCCGCAGGGAAAACTCGAGGCGGGACTCATCCAAAGGCTCGACAACGAAACTTCAGGGCTCATCATAGCGGCGAGGAATACTGCCACTCTCAAAATGCTGCGAAGGAATGTCACCGCCGCAGAAAATTTTGACAAAGTATATCTGGCGCTGTGCATAGGAACGATCGAAGATGAGATTCTTTTAAACAAGCCAATCGCTCACCATCCGCGCAAAAAAAAGAAGATGCTGGTATGCAATTCTAAATCTGAGGCCGAAAAATTCGCGGCTAGGGCTGCAACGACTACCGTAAAACCTCTGAGAAATTTCAAACTAAAAAACACCAGTTATACTCTATGCGAAATTTCGATAAAGACCGGGGTGCGACATCAGATAAGAGCTCACATGGCCAGCATCGGCCACCCCATTTCAGGGGACGACCTGTACATGAACAGTTCGCTGAAAGATCTCGACACGCTAAAGCCTAGGAGGCATCTGCTGCACTCCTTCAGGGTAGCCATAATACATCCGAAATCACTTCTTTTGGAGAGCTATGAATCCCCTCTTGCAGATGATTTTTTAGAACTCATCCAAAGGATGGAGGAACATTGA
- a CDS encoding ABC transporter ATP-binding protein: protein MPENTTAFDIREISFSYGNRMAVDTVSFAVSPGELLGVLGPNGAGKSTLLSLIAGNRKPSSGEILLFGKPNRKMTCRERAKKIAFVAQSPSIAYSITALETVLMGRAPHIPATGFESKLDIETALGAMKMVNCEELANRDISELSGGERQRVFLARAIAQQPKALIMDEPTTFLDIGHLSALRKTIAKLRDQLGMTVIIAAHDINFASALCSRILLMRDGRIISDGPPQETIRSDRLAATFQTEVRTMQDPQTGRPLCLMDS, encoded by the coding sequence ATGCCTGAAAATACGACGGCATTCGATATACGAGAAATATCATTCAGCTACGGAAACAGAATGGCAGTAGATACGGTCTCCTTCGCGGTCTCGCCCGGCGAACTGCTGGGGGTCCTCGGCCCTAACGGAGCTGGGAAGAGCACACTGCTTTCGCTTATCGCCGGAAATAGGAAGCCATCATCAGGTGAAATTCTCCTATTTGGAAAGCCGAATCGCAAAATGACATGCCGCGAGCGCGCAAAAAAAATAGCCTTTGTCGCACAGAGCCCTTCAATAGCATATTCGATAACAGCCCTCGAAACGGTATTAATGGGCAGGGCCCCTCACATTCCGGCAACTGGTTTCGAATCGAAATTAGATATAGAAACCGCTCTGGGTGCCATGAAGATGGTCAACTGTGAAGAGCTCGCAAATCGAGATATATCAGAACTCTCCGGCGGTGAACGCCAACGCGTCTTTCTCGCAAGAGCTATCGCCCAGCAGCCCAAAGCGCTCATCATGGACGAGCCGACCACATTTCTCGACATAGGACATCTTTCTGCACTGAGAAAAACGATCGCAAAACTTAGAGACCAACTCGGCATGACGGTTATCATCGCAGCACACGACATAAATTTCGCATCTGCGCTTTGCTCCAGAATACTGCTTATGCGCGATGGCCGGATAATCTCCGATGGACCTCCGCAAGAAACCATAAGGTCCGACAGGCTGGCAGCCACATTTCAAACCGAGGTTAGAACTATGCAGGATCCTCAAACCGGCCGCCCGCTGTGCCTCATGGATAGCTAG
- a CDS encoding ABC transporter substrate-binding protein produces the protein MKIKEGVLITFVIIASLSSQNLFSNDEMPKRIVSLKPVITDTLIAIGAGDMIVGATKYCELEALENRPQIVGDYTRPMIEKIVALRPDVVLNSEENSSRRSFEKMESLGIKTSFFSFSTPDEIVSSISAIGATIGMKKSADAVALQIKKEFIELKKRWSSAPQKKGFIIWGRRPIIAAGDISYMGTLLSSIGVENAAKKSSVPYPRIGVEDILTANPDFIVDLSMGSEAHTPEEAWSKIKNCDAYKRGRIYIMNADDFRPGPRLPDALENLARVIHGER, from the coding sequence ATGAAAATCAAGGAAGGGGTGTTAATCACATTCGTGATTATAGCTTCCCTCTCTTCGCAAAACCTATTTTCGAACGACGAGATGCCGAAGCGAATCGTATCGCTGAAGCCGGTGATCACTGACACACTGATCGCGATAGGAGCCGGAGATATGATCGTCGGGGCGACGAAATACTGCGAACTGGAAGCTCTGGAAAATAGACCGCAGATCGTAGGTGACTACACCCGCCCTATGATCGAAAAAATAGTCGCGCTGCGCCCGGATGTCGTCCTGAATTCGGAGGAAAACTCCAGCAGAAGATCATTCGAAAAAATGGAAAGCCTCGGAATAAAAACGAGTTTTTTTTCATTCAGCACTCCCGATGAAATCGTTTCATCCATCTCGGCAATAGGCGCAACTATAGGAATGAAAAAATCCGCCGATGCAGTTGCGCTTCAAATAAAGAAGGAGTTTATTGAACTCAAAAAGAGGTGGAGCAGCGCTCCCCAAAAAAAAGGATTCATAATATGGGGAAGAAGGCCCATCATAGCCGCTGGCGATATCTCGTATATGGGCACGCTCCTTTCATCTATAGGAGTTGAAAACGCCGCGAAGAAATCTTCTGTGCCCTACCCCAGAATAGGGGTGGAAGATATACTAACAGCGAATCCGGATTTCATAGTGGACCTGTCGATGGGAAGCGAGGCGCACACCCCGGAAGAGGCGTGGAGCAAGATAAAAAATTGCGATGCGTACAAGCGCGGCAGGATATACATAATGAACGCTGACGATTTTCGCCCCGGACCACGCCTACCTGACGCTCTGGAAAATCTGGCGAGGGTTATACACGGAGAAAGATGA
- a CDS encoding iron ABC transporter permease — protein sequence MKSYLTKKKFLFSISILTVLLLAAIYFGLSHGSGSVDIFEALLGGAGSDILLGARLPRVLLAAIVGMALASSGGAFQTLLKNPLADPFILGVSGGAALGSIAALGFRLPFAWISGAAFLGAMLSMIAIMWFSRVRSSFRSTELMLTGVIFNAFCFALILFINAMVTMEEAYQILFLLIGNLEEMGLGLVAITAALVIPGLIILSLLARRMNILMLGDDEARSVGVDPSRIRAAVFVCSSVMVGAAVAASGLIGFVGLFVPHIVRLTLGADNRLLIPASGIAGAAFLVLADTIARTILSNSDYATELPVGVITALIGAPLFMILLRKNMGKSHA from the coding sequence ATGAAATCGTACCTTACAAAAAAGAAGTTTTTGTTTTCGATATCGATCCTTACTGTGCTGCTTCTCGCGGCGATTTATTTTGGCCTGTCGCATGGCAGCGGATCGGTAGATATCTTTGAAGCGCTTCTCGGCGGAGCTGGCAGCGACATACTGTTGGGAGCGAGGCTCCCGAGGGTCCTACTTGCAGCCATCGTCGGGATGGCTCTAGCTTCATCAGGTGGAGCATTTCAAACTCTTCTAAAAAATCCTCTGGCTGACCCATTCATACTAGGAGTATCAGGAGGCGCTGCACTAGGCAGCATCGCCGCACTGGGTTTCAGGCTTCCATTCGCATGGATCTCTGGAGCCGCATTTTTAGGCGCAATGCTCTCGATGATAGCAATCATGTGGTTTTCCAGGGTGCGAAGTTCCTTTCGCTCCACCGAACTGATGCTCACCGGGGTGATCTTCAACGCCTTCTGCTTTGCGCTGATACTCTTCATCAACGCCATGGTGACCATGGAGGAGGCGTATCAGATCCTCTTCCTCCTAATAGGAAATCTCGAAGAGATGGGGCTGGGGCTGGTAGCGATAACAGCGGCGCTGGTAATTCCAGGGCTCATAATCCTTTCCCTTCTCGCAAGAAGAATGAACATCCTTATGCTCGGAGACGACGAGGCGAGATCGGTAGGAGTCGATCCTTCCAGGATACGCGCTGCGGTCTTCGTATGTTCGTCGGTTATGGTTGGGGCGGCCGTTGCGGCATCCGGACTCATAGGTTTCGTAGGGCTCTTCGTGCCGCACATAGTCCGCCTGACCCTTGGCGCCGACAACCGCCTATTGATCCCGGCCTCCGGAATCGCCGGCGCAGCATTTCTGGTTTTGGCAGATACTATCGCAAGAACGATACTTTCCAACTCCGACTACGCCACTGAGCTGCCAGTCGGCGTAATAACGGCACTTATAGGCGCACCTCTGTTCATGATACTTCTCAGAAAAAACATGGGGAAGAGCCATGCCTGA
- a CDS encoding UTP--glucose-1-phosphate uridylyltransferase yields the protein MTKVRKAVIPVAGMGTRFLPVTKSVPKELLPIGTKPTLQIVVEEAVSSGVEEIILVSSPDKKQIEEFFSKKTSYDRKLAEAGKEAMLSGLYSLLSKVNITTTMQINPKGLGHAILCAKEAVGDEPFIVILPDVIIESKVPCCKQLIDAYVKTGCAVNATEHTPRNQIHLYGVYDIAKSEGAYHYASGVVEKPKAEDAPSDFSVVGRYLFPSELFKILEKTPPGKNNEIQLADGMNTLAKEGKMVAFEYEGRQFDTGDPLGFLKANIYYGHREFKNGVSNFIEEVIERNLLMM from the coding sequence ATGACCAAAGTCCGCAAGGCCGTAATCCCTGTGGCCGGAATGGGAACCAGATTTCTACCCGTCACGAAATCGGTACCTAAGGAACTTTTGCCCATAGGAACCAAACCCACGCTTCAGATCGTCGTAGAGGAGGCGGTCTCATCCGGGGTAGAAGAGATCATCCTTGTATCATCCCCCGACAAAAAACAGATCGAGGAATTTTTCAGCAAAAAGACCTCCTACGACAGGAAGCTGGCGGAGGCGGGTAAAGAGGCTATGTTGTCAGGGCTATATTCACTTCTCTCAAAAGTGAATATAACGACAACGATGCAGATCAATCCAAAAGGGCTAGGCCACGCGATACTTTGTGCTAAGGAAGCCGTAGGTGACGAACCCTTCATCGTGATTCTTCCAGACGTCATAATAGAAAGCAAAGTTCCTTGCTGCAAGCAGTTGATCGACGCATACGTCAAAACCGGCTGCGCTGTGAACGCTACCGAACACACTCCTAGAAACCAGATCCACCTATACGGAGTTTACGATATAGCGAAATCTGAAGGGGCTTATCACTACGCCAGTGGAGTCGTCGAAAAACCAAAGGCGGAAGATGCCCCGTCCGATTTTTCGGTCGTTGGCAGATATCTCTTCCCATCCGAACTTTTCAAGATTCTCGAAAAAACCCCTCCGGGTAAAAACAACGAGATTCAGCTGGCTGACGGCATGAACACCCTAGCCAAAGAGGGGAAGATGGTCGCGTTCGAATACGAGGGAAGGCAGTTCGACACCGGCGATCCTCTCGGCTTTCTCAAAGCGAACATATACTACGGACACCGTGAATTTAAAAACGGCGTTTCAAATTTTATCGAGGAAGTTATCGAGAGAAACCTTCTGATGATGTGA
- the asnS gene encoding asparagine--tRNA ligase — translation MDIFISDISRYIDSTVTIKGWIYNLRSSGKITFLQIRDGSGFVQGIVHHPDVSEKTWNDARNLTLESSAIITGKVSKHPKKDEYELHISDIEIVQIAPEYPIGKKEHGPDFLLDVRHLWLRSKKQWAIQKVRNEVINGTYEWFANNGFTKIDSPILTPAACEGTTTLFEVKYFDLGKAYLSQSGQLYLEAAIMSLGRVFDFGPVFRAEKSKTRRHLTEFWMMDAEMAFCDHKNNLEIQEQLVYHIVKRCLENRREELAILERDISKLESVQLPFHRMTHADAVKKLRSMGSDIKENDDLGGDDETLLTKDMDRPIFIEKYPAEVKAFYMKRDPNEPHLALCADMLAPEGFGEIIGGSQREDEYEVLLSRIKEHGLPVKAFEWYLDLRKFGSVPHSGFGYGLERLVGWICGTHHIRETIPFPRLLNRLTP, via the coding sequence ATGGATATTTTCATCAGCGATATTTCAAGATACATAGACAGTACAGTCACCATCAAGGGTTGGATCTATAATCTGAGGAGCTCAGGCAAAATTACATTTTTGCAGATCCGCGACGGATCCGGTTTCGTACAGGGGATAGTTCATCACCCAGATGTCTCGGAAAAAACCTGGAACGACGCACGCAATCTGACCCTTGAGAGCTCCGCCATAATCACCGGAAAAGTTTCGAAGCATCCCAAAAAGGATGAATATGAGCTTCATATCTCTGACATCGAAATCGTGCAGATAGCTCCCGAGTATCCCATCGGAAAAAAGGAACACGGCCCCGATTTTCTTCTCGACGTGCGACACCTGTGGCTACGTTCCAAAAAACAGTGGGCGATTCAGAAGGTCAGGAACGAGGTAATAAACGGAACCTATGAATGGTTCGCTAACAACGGCTTCACGAAGATCGACTCGCCTATCCTAACTCCTGCGGCCTGCGAAGGGACCACTACACTTTTCGAAGTCAAATATTTCGACCTCGGCAAGGCGTATCTGTCGCAATCCGGACAGCTGTATCTAGAGGCGGCGATCATGAGCCTCGGCAGGGTTTTCGACTTCGGACCAGTTTTCAGGGCGGAGAAGAGTAAAACCAGAAGGCATCTCACCGAATTCTGGATGATGGACGCCGAAATGGCATTCTGCGATCATAAAAACAACCTCGAGATTCAGGAACAGCTCGTATATCACATCGTCAAAAGATGCCTTGAGAATCGCCGAGAGGAGCTCGCCATTTTGGAACGCGACATCTCAAAGCTCGAATCGGTTCAACTCCCTTTTCACAGGATGACGCACGCCGACGCAGTTAAAAAACTGCGCTCTATGGGAAGCGACATCAAAGAAAATGATGATCTGGGAGGGGATGACGAAACGCTTCTTACCAAGGATATGGATCGTCCTATCTTCATAGAAAAATACCCGGCTGAGGTAAAAGCCTTCTACATGAAGCGCGATCCAAACGAGCCACATCTAGCCCTTTGCGCCGACATGCTCGCCCCGGAAGGGTTTGGAGAAATTATCGGTGGCTCGCAGCGCGAAGATGAATACGAAGTGCTTCTTTCTAGAATCAAAGAACACGGCCTACCGGTGAAGGCATTCGAATGGTATCTCGACCTGCGCAAATTCGGAAGCGTTCCACATTCAGGATTCGGATACGGGCTGGAGCGTCTCGTCGGATGGATATGTGGCACACATCATATCCGCGAAACCATCCCCTTCCCGAGGCTACTCAACAGACTTACACCTTAG
- the polX gene encoding DNA polymerase/3'-5' exonuclease PolX: MDSLRISEIFHEMAVFSELLEESPFKSRAYEKAARIIENLGDEILEIAQRGELTKVDGIGEKIASKIKEIIETGELESRNKMLLSIPDGVLEMLKIPSLGPKRVRGLWKDYGISSVASLKLVCDRHGLAKIPGYGAKMERNILAGIAMLRKNAGKWLLSEAWEFASDIAKSIGSWDEVESVKVAGSLRRRKELVKDVDLVVATQNPKAVMKKFVSLPFVERVIQHGDTKSEVILDSGIQCDLRAVSPSEYPFALHHFTGSKEHNLKMRSIAKDSGMKLNEYGIFKGSSKKALPCKDEAEIFKTLSLDYIPPELREDMGEIEAASHGALPKLIEEDDLKGVLHVHSNYSDGVNSISELKYESERLGYEYLLICDHSKSLAIANGMDEKDVVRQHQEIDRLNMGKGGCRVLKGIEADILGDGSVDFDGDMLSAFDIVIASVHSKFKMDKTEMTDRIIRAIENPDVDIIGHPSGRLLLSREPYQIDTRKIIDAASANGKAIEINSHPQRLDLDWRWIMYARKKKVKLAIGVDAHDTFGLSLAKYGIWIARKGWLEKDDVINSMAIKDFLKRYSIK; the protein is encoded by the coding sequence ATGGATTCACTTCGCATATCGGAAATTTTTCACGAGATGGCGGTTTTCTCTGAATTGCTGGAGGAGAGCCCGTTCAAGTCGCGCGCATACGAAAAGGCCGCCAGGATAATAGAAAACCTTGGCGACGAGATATTGGAGATCGCTCAAAGGGGCGAGCTCACGAAAGTAGATGGAATAGGCGAAAAGATCGCTTCCAAAATAAAAGAAATTATAGAGACAGGAGAGCTGGAGAGCCGCAATAAGATGCTCTTGTCGATTCCCGATGGAGTCCTTGAGATGCTAAAGATCCCCAGTTTGGGACCTAAACGGGTGAGGGGCCTTTGGAAGGATTACGGCATATCCTCGGTCGCATCTCTCAAGCTCGTCTGCGATCGACACGGCCTTGCAAAGATACCAGGATACGGGGCAAAAATGGAGCGCAATATCCTCGCAGGAATTGCGATGCTCAGGAAAAATGCGGGCAAGTGGCTTCTTTCAGAGGCGTGGGAGTTTGCATCCGATATAGCCAAGTCGATAGGTTCTTGGGATGAGGTCGAATCGGTAAAAGTGGCCGGAAGCCTGAGGAGGCGCAAGGAACTCGTGAAAGATGTCGATCTCGTCGTAGCAACGCAAAATCCTAAAGCGGTGATGAAAAAATTTGTTTCACTTCCTTTCGTCGAAAGAGTTATACAGCATGGCGATACTAAATCTGAGGTGATCCTCGATTCAGGAATTCAGTGTGATCTCAGGGCTGTTTCTCCTTCGGAGTATCCTTTTGCGCTTCATCACTTCACTGGTTCTAAGGAACACAACTTAAAAATGAGATCCATTGCCAAAGATTCTGGCATGAAACTGAATGAGTACGGAATTTTCAAGGGCAGCTCAAAGAAGGCTCTTCCGTGCAAGGACGAGGCTGAGATATTTAAAACGCTGAGCCTTGATTATATACCTCCAGAACTGAGAGAAGACATGGGGGAAATAGAGGCCGCTTCCCACGGCGCGCTTCCAAAACTGATAGAGGAGGACGACCTGAAAGGGGTCCTGCATGTTCACAGCAACTATTCCGACGGCGTAAATTCTATATCCGAACTGAAATATGAAAGCGAAAGGCTAGGGTATGAATATCTACTGATCTGTGATCACAGCAAATCCCTTGCCATAGCCAATGGCATGGATGAAAAAGATGTTGTCAGGCAGCACCAGGAAATAGACAGGCTCAATATGGGGAAGGGTGGATGCAGAGTTTTAAAAGGGATCGAGGCAGATATTCTCGGTGATGGCTCGGTTGATTTCGATGGAGATATGTTATCTGCGTTCGACATCGTCATCGCTTCGGTGCACAGCAAATTCAAGATGGATAAAACTGAAATGACGGATCGAATAATAAGGGCGATAGAAAATCCCGACGTCGATATCATAGGGCATCCTAGCGGAAGACTTCTACTATCGAGGGAGCCGTATCAAATAGATACCAGGAAAATAATAGACGCAGCATCCGCTAACGGAAAGGCGATTGAAATAAATAGCCACCCGCAGAGGTTGGATCTCGACTGGAGATGGATTATGTATGCGCGAAAAAAGAAGGTTAAGCTTGCGATAGGTGTAGATGCCCATGACACTTTCGGTCTTTCTCTCGCCAAGTACGGCATATGGATTGCCAGGAAGGGGTGGCTTGAGAAGGATGACGTCATCAACTCGATGGCCATAAAGGACTTTTTGAAACGGTATTCAATAAAATAG
- a CDS encoding DUF3047 domain-containing protein, whose product MKKLTVIILVAVAIFAIEGTINSQGRSILLDDFSGTAPGNIPKRWRTWPLQRSKAAQVYKIAEEDGVRYIRAYDSSDLSQQIFLNFNWKTETYPKLSWNWRPTKLPDGANESNDATNDSACGVYVIFGQYTGNAIKYVWSTELPIGKTVTRRDGKLKIKVLESGLKKTNSWKTEKVDVIEDYKKLFGSPPNKKPSGIAILTDGNAVHKPSGCDYSAFAISSE is encoded by the coding sequence ATGAAAAAACTGACAGTCATTATTTTGGTTGCCGTGGCAATTTTTGCGATTGAAGGGACGATTAACTCGCAGGGGAGGTCGATACTGCTGGATGATTTTTCCGGAACCGCTCCAGGCAACATCCCGAAGAGATGGAGAACCTGGCCGCTTCAGAGATCCAAGGCGGCCCAGGTCTATAAAATCGCCGAAGAGGATGGGGTCAGATATATTAGAGCTTACGACTCATCCGATCTATCGCAGCAAATATTTTTGAATTTCAACTGGAAGACTGAGACTTACCCGAAACTTTCATGGAATTGGCGTCCCACAAAATTGCCGGATGGCGCCAATGAATCGAATGACGCCACAAACGACAGTGCTTGCGGCGTCTACGTCATATTCGGACAATACACCGGAAACGCCATAAAGTACGTATGGAGCACCGAGCTGCCTATCGGGAAAACCGTCACGAGAAGAGATGGAAAACTTAAAATAAAGGTTTTGGAAAGCGGTCTGAAAAAGACAAACTCGTGGAAAACCGAAAAGGTGGATGTCATAGAGGATTACAAAAAACTTTTTGGGTCACCTCCGAACAAAAAACCTTCCGGGATAGCCATATTGACGGACGGAAACGCAGTGCACAAACCATCCGGCTGCGATTACTCGGCCTTCGCAATTTCATCGGAGTAG